Proteins from one Dysgonomonas sp. HDW5A genomic window:
- a CDS encoding TssN family type VI secretion system protein: MNIFKANLIIYVIAFGLLISGCLGLGLSYFLPTFNWNWFIGLAAFYLVIESIVVLMVESFSQKKNIKQMVNIYMLTKVIKIIASLIFITVYVVIVKENVKAFVAVFILFYLLYLIAETFIFMKTEKRIKEKNSSNE; this comes from the coding sequence ATGAACATATTCAAAGCGAATTTAATTATATACGTGATTGCCTTCGGACTCTTAATCAGTGGATGCTTAGGATTAGGGTTATCTTATTTCTTACCAACTTTTAATTGGAATTGGTTCATAGGTCTTGCTGCATTTTATCTGGTTATCGAATCGATAGTCGTATTGATGGTAGAGAGTTTCAGCCAGAAAAAAAACATAAAACAAATGGTAAACATCTACATGTTAACTAAGGTCATAAAAATCATAGCATCTTTGATCTTTATAACAGTGTATGTTGTTATAGTGAAAGAAAACGTCAAAGCTTTTGTAGCTGTTTTTATATTATTTTATTTATTATACCTGATCGCCGAAACCTTCATTTTCATGAAAACAGAAAAGCGTATCAAAGAAAAAAATAGTAGCAATGAATAG
- the atpB gene encoding F0F1 ATP synthase subunit A translates to MGTTSSFASEGDSSEEAKELNVKELILEHLADSYEWHITTWGEHHISVPLPVIVKGENSGWNVFCSSKLNHGASEYKGFYIASEGDYKGKIVEKNASGEEIRPWDISITKNAFALIICSIITLVLILSVARWYKKNSTAENPKVPGGFIGFMELFIMSVNDDIIKPCIGKNYKKFAPYLLTTFFFIFINNIAGLIPIFPFGATVTGNIAVTLVLAVFTMVIVNVFGTKEYWKEIFWPEVPTWLKVPVPIMPAIELVGIVTKPFALMIRLFANILAGHSIVLGLVCLIFVTVKLGTGINTSMTVVSVMLTIFISFVEILVAYIQAYVFTMLSAVFIGLAQVEPHKEKNHK, encoded by the coding sequence ATGGGGACGACGTCTTCCTTTGCTTCTGAAGGAGATTCGTCTGAAGAAGCAAAAGAACTTAACGTTAAAGAGTTAATACTTGAACACCTTGCGGATTCATACGAGTGGCACATTACAACATGGGGAGAACATCATATCTCGGTTCCATTACCTGTAATAGTGAAAGGCGAAAATAGTGGATGGAATGTATTCTGTTCTTCAAAACTAAACCATGGAGCTTCGGAATACAAAGGCTTTTACATTGCTAGCGAAGGTGACTACAAAGGTAAAATTGTCGAAAAGAATGCTTCAGGAGAAGAAATCAGACCCTGGGATATTTCTATTACAAAAAATGCTTTTGCACTTATCATATGCAGTATTATAACCCTTGTACTTATTTTGTCAGTAGCCAGATGGTACAAGAAAAACTCAACAGCTGAAAATCCAAAAGTTCCCGGAGGATTCATTGGATTCATGGAGTTATTTATAATGAGTGTTAACGATGATATCATAAAACCATGTATCGGTAAAAATTACAAGAAATTTGCTCCTTATTTACTGACTACATTCTTTTTTATCTTTATAAACAACATTGCCGGTTTAATTCCGATTTTTCCCTTCGGAGCTACTGTTACAGGCAATATAGCAGTCACTTTAGTACTGGCTGTATTTACGATGGTTATTGTTAATGTATTTGGTACTAAGGAATATTGGAAAGAGATATTCTGGCCCGAAGTTCCTACATGGCTAAAGGTACCTGTACCAATTATGCCTGCGATAGAATTAGTTGGAATCGTTACAAAGCCATTTGCCTTAATGATTCGTCTCTTTGCTAACATTTTGGCAGGTCACTCCATCGTTTTGGGATTGGTATGTTTGATCTTTGTTACAGTGAAACTAGGAACCGGAATTAATACTTCAATGACTGTGGTATCTGTTATGTTGACGATATTTATCAGTTTTGTTGAAATATTGGTTGCATATATCCAAGCATACGTATTTACAATGCTATCAGCAGTATTTATTGGTTTAGCACAGGTTGAACCTCACAAAGAAAAGAATCATAAATAA
- the atpE gene encoding ATP synthase F0 subunit C: protein MLLSTILQAAAEAGAGLTGFGAALGAGLAAIGAGLGIGKIGASAMEGIARQPEASGDIRMSMIIAAALIEGVALFAVVVCGFIL, encoded by the coding sequence ATGTTACTATCAACTATTCTACAAGCAGCAGCTGAAGCTGGTGCAGGACTTACAGGATTCGGTGCAGCTCTAGGAGCAGGTTTAGCAGCTATCGGTGCAGGTCTGGGTATCGGTAAAATCGGTGCTTCTGCGATGGAAGGTATCGCTCGTCAACCCGAAGCTAGTGGGGATATCCGTATGTCTATGATTATTGCAGCAGCCCTAATTGAAGGTGTGGCTCTATTTGCTGTGGTAGTTTGTGGATTTATCCTATAA
- the atpF gene encoding F0F1 ATP synthase subunit B, whose protein sequence is MMLLQPEAGLLFWMLLSFGVVFAVLAKFGFPIITKMVEDRNAYIEKSLDAAKEANKQLAQIKEQSEAILASAREEQVKILKDAESTRTRIVNESKELARAEGLKELDELRKQMKREKEDAIKDIRRQVADLSVDIAEKVIRNNLNSNAEQMAMIDRLIDEGMVSKS, encoded by the coding sequence ATTATGCTTTTACAACCTGAAGCCGGTCTTTTATTTTGGATGCTTCTATCTTTCGGAGTCGTTTTTGCTGTATTGGCAAAATTTGGATTCCCGATTATAACAAAGATGGTCGAAGATCGCAATGCGTACATCGAAAAATCTTTAGATGCAGCCAAAGAAGCCAATAAACAATTGGCTCAAATAAAAGAGCAAAGCGAAGCTATATTAGCTTCAGCCCGTGAAGAGCAGGTGAAAATCTTAAAAGATGCTGAAAGCACCAGAACCCGTATAGTCAACGAATCTAAGGAATTGGCACGTGCCGAAGGATTGAAAGAGCTGGACGAATTAAGAAAGCAAATGAAACGCGAAAAAGAAGATGCAATAAAGGACATACGTCGTCAAGTTGCAGACCTTTCGGTGGATATTGCAGAAAAAGTAATTCGCAACAATCTCAACAGCAATGCTGAGCAAATGGCAATGATAGACCGTTTGATTGACGAAGGTATGGTATCTAAATCTTAA
- a CDS encoding F0F1 ATP synthase subunit delta gives MNSGMVSMRYARALFSYALEKKAEDTIFSEMKILSENLASSSQLRATLDNPVLSTRDKLELIKLAVGETISDVFVRFIQLVLHQRRENHLQTISLVYLDLYRKYKNISVGKLVTACPVDDTTINKIKQLVKQKEEGTIEFVTEVDPKLGGGFILYIGTYRLDASVASQLSRIKSQLMSKNKKIA, from the coding sequence ATGAATTCAGGAATGGTATCTATGCGTTATGCACGAGCTTTGTTTAGCTATGCTTTGGAAAAAAAGGCTGAGGACACGATTTTTTCAGAAATGAAAATCTTGTCTGAAAACCTTGCCAGTAGTTCACAACTTCGGGCAACACTAGATAATCCTGTACTGAGTACAAGGGACAAACTGGAACTTATAAAACTTGCTGTCGGAGAAACCATAAGCGATGTATTTGTTCGGTTTATCCAATTGGTATTGCATCAGAGAAGAGAAAACCATCTGCAAACGATCAGTTTAGTATACTTAGATTTATACAGGAAATATAAGAATATTAGTGTCGGAAAATTAGTAACGGCATGTCCTGTCGATGATACTACTATAAATAAAATTAAACAACTGGTTAAACAGAAAGAAGAGGGTACAATTGAATTTGTAACCGAAGTAGATCCAAAACTTGGTGGTGGTTTTATTTTATATATTGGTACTTATAGACTTGATGCCAGTGTGGCTTCTCAATTGAGCAGAATAAAAAGCCAATTGATGAGTAAGAATAAAAAAATTGCATAG
- the atpA gene encoding F0F1 ATP synthase subunit alpha, translating to MSENIKASEVSDVLKMQLDGIDNRIQLDEVGVVLSVGDGVARIYGLNNAEANELLEFDNGVKAVVMNLEEDNVGAVLLGSSSQIKEGFNVKRTGLIASIKVGDGLLGRVITPLGEPIDGKGDITGELLEMPLERKAPGVIYRQPVTQPLQTGLKAIDAMIPIGRGQRELIIGDRQTGKTAIAIDAIISQKANFDAGDPVYCIYVAIGQKASSVANIVETLKEKGALQYTTIIAATAAEPAAMQYFGAFSGAAIGEYFRDTGRHALVVYDDLSKQAVAYREVSLLLKRPPGREAYPGDIFYLHSRLLERAAKIINQQEVAEQMNDLPECLKGRVKGGGSLTALPIIETQAGDVSAYIPTNVISITDGQIFLDIDLFNSGYRPAIDVGISVSRVGGSAQTKAMKKVAGTLKIDQAQYRELEAFTKFGGDMDPITALTIDKGQKNAALLVQPQYSPMPVEKQIAILYCGTNGLLNNVPVDKVHEFESNFLQILEMQYKETVLDILKTGVINDGVTAIIEKVAEELAGKYKK from the coding sequence ATGTCTGAAAATATAAAAGCTAGTGAGGTTTCTGATGTGTTGAAGATGCAATTGGATGGGATTGATAATCGTATTCAATTGGATGAGGTCGGAGTAGTTCTTTCGGTAGGTGACGGAGTTGCACGGATCTATGGTCTCAATAACGCAGAAGCCAATGAATTATTAGAGTTCGACAATGGGGTGAAAGCTGTTGTGATGAATCTCGAAGAAGATAATGTAGGAGCAGTATTACTTGGATCGAGCAGCCAGATTAAAGAAGGCTTCAATGTTAAAAGAACAGGTCTTATTGCTTCAATAAAAGTGGGTGACGGACTACTCGGACGTGTTATTACACCTTTGGGAGAACCTATCGACGGTAAGGGAGATATAACAGGCGAATTATTGGAAATGCCTCTGGAGCGCAAAGCTCCGGGAGTAATATACCGTCAGCCTGTAACCCAACCTTTACAAACGGGTCTTAAGGCTATTGATGCCATGATACCTATTGGTAGAGGTCAACGAGAGTTGATTATCGGTGACCGTCAGACCGGAAAAACAGCAATTGCAATTGATGCAATCATTAGTCAAAAAGCAAATTTCGATGCAGGTGATCCTGTATATTGTATCTATGTTGCTATTGGACAGAAAGCGTCTTCGGTTGCCAATATTGTTGAAACACTGAAAGAAAAAGGAGCATTACAATATACAACTATCATTGCAGCAACGGCAGCCGAACCGGCAGCCATGCAATACTTCGGAGCTTTCTCCGGAGCTGCTATCGGTGAATATTTTAGAGATACCGGTCGTCATGCTTTGGTAGTCTATGATGACTTATCGAAACAAGCTGTTGCCTATCGTGAAGTTTCGTTGCTTTTGAAAAGACCTCCGGGTCGTGAGGCGTATCCCGGTGATATTTTCTATCTGCACTCTCGCCTACTGGAACGTGCTGCTAAGATTATCAATCAGCAAGAAGTTGCCGAGCAAATGAATGATCTACCCGAATGTCTCAAAGGCAGAGTAAAAGGTGGAGGTTCATTGACTGCACTTCCAATCATTGAAACTCAGGCGGGTGACGTATCTGCATATATCCCGACTAACGTAATTTCAATTACCGATGGTCAGATATTTTTGGATATTGACTTGTTCAACTCCGGTTATCGTCCAGCAATTGACGTAGGTATTTCGGTATCACGTGTTGGAGGTAGTGCTCAGACCAAGGCGATGAAAAAAGTAGCAGGAACATTGAAAATTGATCAGGCTCAGTATCGTGAACTCGAAGCTTTTACAAAGTTTGGTGGAGACATGGACCCAATTACCGCTTTGACTATAGACAAAGGGCAAAAAAATGCAGCATTATTGGTACAACCCCAATATTCACCAATGCCTGTTGAAAAACAAATTGCAATACTATATTGTGGAACAAATGGATTGTTGAATAATGTTCCTGTAGATAAGGTTCATGAATTCGAAAGTAATTTTCTGCAGATATTAGAAATGCAATACAAAGAAACAGTATTGGATATTCTCAAAACAGGAGTTATAAATGACGGTGTAACAGCTATCATAGAAAAGGTTGCTGAAGAATTAGCAGGTAAATATAAAAAATAA
- the atpG gene encoding ATP synthase F1 subunit gamma translates to MASLKEVKDRIDSVKSTKKITSAMKMIATAKLRKSQQAINSFLPYSTKLNEILTNLLASDSSIDSVYAQEREIKKVAIVAFSSNSSLCGGFNANVIKELSSVLSKSIPAVGKENIIIYPFGKKIIDFAKKSNLTIENDAEFIQLADRPSFPAVLQISKKLVGRFLSGEIDQIILVYTHFKSMGVQEIKNSIYLPFDLKGVIENIQTDSISLTNQSIDYILEPEKVELLSHLIPKVLASNLFAALLDSNASENAARSLAMQIATDNAEELVGDLTIEYNKNRQAAITNQLLDIIGGASALNK, encoded by the coding sequence ATGGCATCATTGAAGGAAGTAAAAGATAGGATAGATTCGGTAAAAAGCACGAAGAAAATAACTTCGGCTATGAAGATGATTGCAACAGCTAAGCTTAGAAAGTCTCAGCAGGCAATAAATTCTTTTCTACCCTACTCTACCAAGTTGAACGAGATTCTGACTAATCTTTTGGCTTCTGACAGCAGCATCGACTCTGTTTATGCACAAGAAAGAGAAATCAAAAAAGTAGCTATTGTGGCTTTTTCGTCTAACTCGAGTTTGTGCGGAGGTTTTAATGCGAATGTAATTAAAGAGCTTTCCTCTGTATTATCTAAATCGATACCGGCAGTAGGTAAAGAAAATATCATTATTTATCCTTTCGGGAAAAAGATTATTGATTTTGCGAAAAAATCAAATCTGACGATTGAAAATGATGCTGAATTTATACAATTAGCTGACAGACCTTCTTTTCCTGCGGTTCTACAAATATCGAAGAAACTTGTAGGCAGATTCTTATCAGGAGAAATAGATCAAATAATTTTAGTTTATACTCATTTCAAATCGATGGGTGTACAAGAAATTAAAAATAGCATTTATTTGCCTTTTGATCTGAAAGGTGTGATTGAAAACATTCAAACCGACTCTATATCCTTGACAAATCAAAGCATTGATTATATATTGGAACCTGAGAAGGTCGAGTTATTATCTCACCTAATACCAAAAGTTTTAGCGTCCAATTTATTTGCAGCCCTATTAGACTCTAATGCTTCGGAAAATGCAGCACGCAGTCTTGCAATGCAAATTGCAACTGATAATGCAGAAGAGTTAGTGGGTGATTTGACTATTGAATATAACAAGAATCGTCAGGCAGCTATAACAAATCAATTGTTAGATATAATTGGTGGAGCATCAGCTTTAAATAAATAA
- a CDS encoding glycoside hydrolase family 78 protein, with product MKNIFIYLIIFSTCITSCTKKINPPTNLQCEHLDNPLGIDSPSPRLTWRIAQTEKAQTAYQIMVSTDSIKLANNKADVWDTGKIDADSCLVTYKGDSLKPFTKYYWKVTVWNEKDTQSKPSDITSFETGLISSSNWAGKWISDGQDVSYKPTFYFRKDVNLDKNKKIKSARAYITAAGLYELSINGLKVGDRMLDPMYTRFDKRNLYSTLDITSLLQNGANTFGVILGNGWYNHQSTAVWDFDKAHWRGRPKFLVNIRLNYEDGTSETIVSDETWKIHESPILFNSIYTAEHYDARKEIEGWNMPGLDTSEWLPAVIAQAPSPLIVSQQLYPIRVTERLEPTKIDKKNDTCYVFSFAKNIAGIIEIRVQGDKDTELRIKHSERLYPNGRADMSNIDVHYRPTDNSDPFQTDIFILKGGGIKETFSPRFNYKGFQYVEVTSSKPIDLSKESITALELHSDVPQIGSIKSSNPTLDKIWEATNNSYLSNLFGYPTDCPQREKNGWTGDSHIAIETGLYSYDAITIYEKWMNDFKDEQKPNGVLPSIVPTHGWGYDWGNGPDWTSAVAIIPWEVYLFYGDSHLLHSMYGNIKRYVDHIASISHHGTTDWGLGDWVPVKTVSNKELTSSLYYYKDVTILAHAAKMFGRKHDYEHYTRLAKKISNAINNKFLNTETGIYCSGSQTELAAPLYWGVVPEELKSKVAENLYKKVEEDNFHIDTGILGAKALLHALSENGYADAAYTIAVQETYPSWGWWIVNGATTLYENWNIDAENDISMNHIMFGDINAWMYKALGGLFPDENKAGFKHIQLRPNFVKGLDQFEAKHTSPYGEIVSSWTRRTDKQIIYHVVIPANTSATLHLPENIEGDKTMELSAGTYNLELREIKR from the coding sequence ATGAAAAATATTTTCATCTATCTTATTATTTTTAGTACCTGCATTACATCGTGTACAAAAAAGATAAACCCACCAACTAATTTACAATGTGAACATCTGGACAATCCTTTAGGAATAGACAGCCCTTCACCACGATTGACGTGGAGAATAGCTCAGACAGAGAAAGCACAAACTGCTTATCAGATAATGGTAAGTACTGATTCTATAAAGCTGGCTAATAATAAAGCCGATGTATGGGATACTGGCAAAATAGATGCCGATAGTTGCCTTGTTACCTACAAAGGTGACTCTTTAAAGCCATTTACCAAGTATTATTGGAAAGTTACGGTTTGGAATGAAAAAGATACACAGTCAAAACCGTCTGATATTACTTCTTTCGAGACTGGATTAATCTCCTCTTCCAATTGGGCAGGAAAATGGATCTCTGATGGTCAGGACGTCAGCTATAAACCCACTTTTTACTTTAGAAAGGATGTCAATTTGGATAAAAATAAAAAGATCAAATCAGCACGTGCTTATATTACAGCAGCAGGGCTATACGAACTATCCATTAATGGATTGAAAGTCGGAGACCGCATGCTAGATCCAATGTACACACGATTTGATAAACGAAACCTCTATTCGACTCTCGATATAACGTCATTACTTCAAAACGGTGCTAATACTTTTGGAGTAATACTCGGAAATGGATGGTATAATCATCAATCGACAGCAGTATGGGACTTTGATAAAGCTCATTGGCGAGGAAGACCTAAATTCTTGGTAAATATCAGACTAAATTATGAAGATGGTACAAGTGAAACAATTGTTTCGGATGAGACTTGGAAAATCCATGAAAGCCCTATACTATTTAATAGTATATACACTGCCGAACATTACGACGCACGTAAGGAGATAGAGGGATGGAATATGCCGGGCTTAGATACTTCAGAGTGGCTACCGGCTGTTATAGCACAAGCACCTTCTCCTTTAATTGTAAGTCAACAGCTATATCCGATACGTGTAACAGAACGATTGGAGCCAACCAAAATAGACAAAAAGAATGATACCTGTTACGTATTTAGTTTTGCCAAGAATATTGCCGGAATTATAGAAATACGTGTTCAGGGAGATAAAGATACCGAACTAAGAATAAAGCATAGCGAGCGCTTATACCCCAATGGTAGAGCCGATATGTCTAACATAGACGTACATTACCGCCCGACGGATAATAGTGACCCTTTTCAGACTGACATTTTTATTCTTAAAGGAGGAGGGATTAAAGAGACCTTCTCTCCTAGATTTAATTATAAAGGCTTTCAGTACGTAGAGGTTACATCATCCAAACCAATAGACTTAAGCAAAGAAAGTATTACTGCCTTAGAATTACACAGTGATGTTCCTCAAATAGGAAGCATTAAATCGTCAAATCCGACTCTTGACAAAATATGGGAAGCTACAAATAACTCCTACCTATCCAATCTCTTTGGATATCCGACAGATTGCCCCCAACGTGAAAAAAATGGCTGGACGGGCGATTCTCACATTGCGATAGAGACAGGATTATACAGCTATGATGCCATTACAATTTACGAGAAATGGATGAACGACTTCAAAGATGAGCAAAAGCCAAATGGAGTTCTACCAAGTATAGTACCAACTCATGGTTGGGGTTATGACTGGGGTAACGGACCCGACTGGACAAGTGCAGTAGCTATAATTCCTTGGGAGGTTTATTTATTTTATGGTGATAGCCACTTACTTCATAGTATGTATGGCAACATAAAACGGTATGTTGATCATATAGCATCGATCAGTCACCACGGAACCACAGACTGGGGGCTTGGAGATTGGGTTCCCGTAAAAACCGTAAGCAATAAAGAATTAACTTCATCTCTATATTATTATAAGGATGTAACCATACTTGCCCATGCCGCTAAAATGTTTGGAAGAAAACATGATTACGAGCATTATACCCGTCTTGCTAAAAAAATAAGTAATGCAATTAATAATAAGTTTCTAAATACGGAAACAGGTATATATTGCTCAGGGTCACAAACTGAACTTGCAGCACCACTTTATTGGGGAGTTGTACCTGAAGAACTCAAATCAAAAGTTGCAGAGAATCTATACAAAAAAGTTGAAGAAGATAATTTCCATATCGATACCGGTATTTTAGGAGCAAAGGCTCTGCTTCATGCTCTTTCGGAGAATGGTTATGCTGATGCTGCTTATACTATTGCAGTACAAGAAACATATCCATCGTGGGGTTGGTGGATTGTAAATGGAGCTACAACTCTATATGAAAACTGGAATATTGATGCAGAAAATGATATCTCGATGAATCATATCATGTTTGGAGATATCAATGCATGGATGTACAAAGCTTTGGGAGGTTTATTTCCTGATGAGAACAAAGCTGGGTTCAAGCATATACAACTTCGTCCGAATTTTGTAAAAGGGCTTGATCAGTTTGAAGCAAAACATACTTCACCCTATGGCGAAATAGTATCATCATGGACAAGACGTACTGATAAACAAATAATTTATCATGTGGTAATTCCGGCAAACACTTCTGCAACATTACATTTGCCAGAAAACATAGAAGGAGATAAAACAATGGAATTATCGGCGGGTACCTATAATCTGGAGCTTAGAGAGATAAAACGATAA